Proteins from one Syngnathus scovelli strain Florida chromosome 17, RoL_Ssco_1.2, whole genome shotgun sequence genomic window:
- the camk2n1a gene encoding calcium/calmodulin-dependent protein kinase II inhibitor 1a — MSEVLPYNEGKMSGYGADSEVSQMSFSCGLQDTSAFFAGSQAKRPPKLGQIGRAKRVVIEDDRIDEVLKGMTDKSSPGV; from the exons ATGTCCGAGGTGCTGCCATACAACGAGGGGAAAATGAGCGGCTACGGGGCTGACAGCGAGGTCAGCCAGATGTCCTTTAGCTGCGGACTGCAGGACACAAGCGCCTTTTTTGCCGGCTCGCAGGCCAAGAGACCCCCGAAGCTCGGCCAGATCGGCAGAGCTAAGCGag TGGTAATCGAGGACGACCGAATAGACGAGGTCCTCAAAGGGATGACAGACAAGTCGTCGCCTGGGGTTTAA